A segment of the Homoserinimonas aerilata genome:
CTGCAATCCCCTTCGTGTGGCGCTGGAAGGTGCTGCACGACATCGCGCGGCGCGCCGGCCATCTCGTGCCCGTCGGGCGCGGCGGCGAGCGGCGCGCCATCGCCCTCGCGAACCCTGGCCTCCCCGGCACCGCGTATGCGACCCCGACGCTGTGGGCGGCCATCCAGTGGCTTGAGGGCCACGAGACAGCCCCCGAGCATCGTCACAGCCAGAACGCGTTCCGCTTCGTGGTGGAGGGTGAGGGTGTGTGGACGGTCGTCAACGGCGACCCTGTGCGCATGAGCCGCGGCGACTTCCTGCTCACGCCGGGGTGGAACTTCCACGGCCACCACAACGAGACCGACCAGCCGATGGCGTGGATCGACGGCCTCGACATCCCGCTCTCGCACTACATGGATGTGGGCTTCTTCGAATTCGGCTCCGAGCGCGTCACCGACTACGCGACGCCCGACATCTCCCGATCCGAGCGGCTCTGGGCCTACCCGGGCCTGCGCCCGCTCTCGAGCCTCGACCCGCTCGTGTCGTCGCCGATCCCCGCCTACCGCTGGGAGTACACCGACCGCGCGCTCGCCGAGCAGCTCCTGCTCGAAGACGAGGGCCACCCGGCCACCGTCGAGCAGGGCCATGCTGCCGTGCGGTTCTCCAACCCGACGACAGGCGGCGACGTCATGCCGACGATCCGCGCCGAATTCCACCGACTCCGCGCCGGCGCCGCCACCCAGACCCGCC
Coding sequences within it:
- a CDS encoding cupin domain-containing protein, with product MQQMDGTADTPELEQLYKDFEANNMTPLWTQLGDLMPLQPSPAAIPFVWRWKVLHDIARRAGHLVPVGRGGERRAIALANPGLPGTAYATPTLWAAIQWLEGHETAPEHRHSQNAFRFVVEGEGVWTVVNGDPVRMSRGDFLLTPGWNFHGHHNETDQPMAWIDGLDIPLSHYMDVGFFEFGSERVTDYATPDISRSERLWAYPGLRPLSSLDPLVSSPIPAYRWEYTDRALAEQLLLEDEGHPATVEQGHAAVRFSNPTTGGDVMPTIRAEFHRLRAGAATQTRHEVGSSVWQVFEGSGTAVLGDVEHKLEKGDLFVVPSWVPWSLHANGEQFDLFRFSDAPVMERLHFNRTYIPGENK